One part of the Spirochaeta lutea genome encodes these proteins:
- a CDS encoding peptide ABC transporter substrate-binding protein encodes MRKYILPLLFVLIYGFLSAALGAATHDDEYVVVLGPSSIEWNPLYTYSTTEAQLYTAVYEGLVVYDPRTLQPRPGVASRWSISEDKRSYTFHLRKDARYQDGSPVTAQDFRETWELMLRQGNNSPFSFLLEPIQGAADFRLGRTRDANTLGIETPDDHTLVITLEKPAAHFLSILCHQSLVPLPQGHRTAESWNGSDELPSNGPYRIAEYTDEHIVFQKNDQYWDRARVLLPSIRVLFREDPLKNSQEFNYGSVQWIMDSFDAEAIRIPGSLQIHPQFSTHYYFFRSAEPPWDDPSIRKAIALALPLAQLRSEDVYFVPTARLVPEIPGYPEPETLGTAQNASAARALLAEAGYPLGRGLPPLRVLQPEGQESQRIGTLIKESLEDTLELEVILETLPYAQFQAAQRDGSFTLSTISWVGDFADPLTFLNMWVTDNPVNIGGYANPEYEQLLDQASLLEGEERFTKLSEAESLLLTQAALIPISHSPSINVIDLEETEGWYPNALDIHPFKNMAFATQRAPYNVVRF; translated from the coding sequence ATGAGAAAATATATCCTCCCCCTTTTGTTTGTTCTGATCTATGGCTTCCTTTCAGCAGCCTTGGGAGCAGCAACCCACGATGATGAGTACGTGGTCGTGTTAGGCCCAAGTTCTATTGAATGGAACCCTCTCTATACTTACTCCACCACCGAAGCCCAGCTGTACACCGCCGTATACGAGGGGCTGGTAGTCTACGATCCCCGCACCCTGCAACCCAGACCCGGGGTAGCCTCCCGGTGGAGTATCAGCGAAGATAAACGCAGCTACACCTTCCACCTGCGCAAGGATGCTCGGTATCAGGACGGAAGTCCGGTAACCGCCCAGGATTTCCGGGAGACCTGGGAACTAATGCTCCGCCAGGGAAATAACAGCCCCTTCTCCTTCCTATTGGAACCCATTCAAGGGGCGGCTGATTTTCGGTTAGGACGGACAAGGGATGCAAACACCCTGGGCATAGAAACCCCAGACGACCATACCCTGGTCATCACCCTGGAAAAACCTGCAGCGCATTTCCTCTCCATCCTCTGTCACCAGAGTCTGGTCCCCTTGCCCCAGGGCCACAGAACCGCCGAATCCTGGAACGGTTCAGACGAACTGCCCTCCAACGGCCCATACCGAATCGCTGAATACACCGATGAACACATCGTTTTTCAGAAAAACGATCAGTATTGGGATCGGGCCCGGGTACTGCTCCCCAGCATCCGGGTCCTTTTCAGGGAGGATCCCCTCAAAAATTCCCAGGAATTCAATTACGGCTCAGTCCAGTGGATCATGGATTCCTTCGACGCTGAGGCGATCCGCATCCCCGGCAGTCTGCAAATTCACCCCCAATTCAGCACCCACTACTACTTCTTCCGCTCCGCGGAGCCCCCCTGGGACGATCCATCCATACGGAAGGCCATTGCCCTCGCCCTGCCCCTTGCACAGCTCCGGTCCGAGGATGTGTACTTTGTACCCACCGCCCGGCTGGTCCCAGAAATACCCGGTTACCCGGAACCGGAAACCCTGGGTACCGCCCAGAATGCTTCGGCAGCCCGGGCCCTCTTGGCGGAAGCGGGCTACCCCCTGGGCAGGGGACTACCACCCCTCCGGGTCTTGCAGCCCGAGGGTCAGGAATCCCAACGGATCGGCACCCTGATAAAGGAGTCCCTGGAAGACACTCTGGAGCTGGAGGTAATCCTGGAAACACTTCCCTACGCCCAGTTCCAAGCCGCCCAGCGGGATGGATCCTTCACCCTCAGTACTATAAGCTGGGTAGGCGATTTCGCCGACCCCCTGACCTTTTTGAATATGTGGGTAACGGATAATCCAGTAAACATCGGGGGATACGCAAACCCGGAGTATGAGCAGCTCCTGGATCAGGCCTCTCTACTGGAAGGGGAGGAACGCTTCACCAAGCTCTCAGAAGCCGAAAGCCTTCTGTTGACCCAGGCGGCCCTCATTCCCATCAGCCACTCACCCTCTATAAACGTTATAGACCTGGAGGAAACCGAGGGCTGGTACCCCAATGCCCTGGACATCCATCCCTTTAAGAATATGGCCTTTGCCACCCAGCGGGCACCGTATAACGTGGTCCGCTTCTAA
- a CDS encoding endonuclease III domain-containing protein: MDTIHRRWPGPYSVLVSTLISLRTKDSVTLQSSARLLEQAPTLEDLAALDTEQISQALYPAGFYRRKSQQLAQIARYIMDHHHGRIPDTRETLLALPGVGIKTANLVLGIGFSIPAICVDIHVHRIVNRCGLVSTSSPEETLSVLEKTVPRDHWIDVNQILVPFGQTTCSPVSPRCSTCPLADWCPRTGVTNSR; this comes from the coding sequence GTGGATACAATTCATCGCCGCTGGCCGGGCCCCTACAGTGTCCTAGTCTCCACCCTCATCAGTCTCCGTACCAAGGACAGCGTCACCCTTCAAAGCTCTGCCCGGCTGCTTGAGCAGGCGCCGACCCTGGAGGATCTAGCAGCCCTGGATACGGAACAAATTTCCCAGGCACTGTATCCTGCGGGATTCTACCGCCGTAAATCCCAGCAGCTGGCTCAAATCGCCCGATACATCATGGATCACCACCACGGCCGGATCCCTGATACCCGTGAGACCCTCCTCGCCCTGCCCGGTGTCGGTATTAAAACAGCAAACCTCGTCCTGGGGATCGGGTTCTCAATCCCGGCCATCTGCGTCGACATCCACGTGCACCGCATCGTAAACCGCTGCGGCCTGGTTTCCACCTCCAGTCCCGAAGAAACCCTCTCCGTCTTGGAAAAAACGGTTCCCCGGGATCATTGGATTGATGTAAACCAGATCCTCGTACCCTTCGGCCAGACAACCTGCAGCCCCGTAAGTCCCCGCTGCAGCACATGCCCCCTGGCCGATTGGTGTCCCCGAACCGGCGTTACCAATTCCCGATAG
- a CDS encoding response regulator, giving the protein MANQRVLYAEDEVTNRRLLQIQLQRNGITCDLASDGIQALELYRNESYGVIILDQYMPGMNGDQVAREILRDNPEAVLIAITSDDSELQSLEQAGFREVFIKPLRGKEYIEIIKSYL; this is encoded by the coding sequence ATGGCTAACCAGCGCGTTCTTTATGCGGAAGACGAGGTAACCAACCGTCGGCTTCTACAAATCCAGTTACAACGAAACGGAATCACCTGCGACCTGGCCTCGGACGGTATTCAAGCTCTAGAGCTGTACCGAAATGAGTCCTACGGTGTTATTATCTTAGATCAATACATGCCCGGCATGAACGGCGATCAGGTTGCCCGGGAAATACTCCGGGACAACCCCGAAGCGGTTCTGATTGCCATTACCAGCGATGACTCGGAGCTCCAGAGCCTGGAGCAGGCCGGATTTAGGGAGGTCTTTATCAAACCTCTCCGAGGCAAGGAGTACATCGAGATTATCAAAAGCTATCTCTAA
- the ald gene encoding alanine dehydrogenase, whose protein sequence is MNIGVPREIKNHEYRVGLTPDSVKSYVQRGHHVAIETQAGVGSGHSDEEYRKAGAQIASGPEEIWTGADMIIKVKEPLESEYQYFREGLILFTYLHLAANKPLTQALMDSGVTAIAYETIELPDGRLPCLTPMSEIAGRLSIQEGAKYLEKSFGGRGILLGGVPGVHRGSVTILGGGTVGTNACKIAVGIGANVTILDINPRRLAYLDDIFGSSITTLYATEANIHQAAADADILVGAVLIPGKAAPKLITRDIIQTMRPGAVLVDVAVDQGGCAQTSRPTTHDDPIFIVDNVVHYCVANMPGAVAYTSTQALTSVTLPYGLSLADHGVAQSVSRKPDLALGLNIYQGECVNQAVAQSLDLPWKEL, encoded by the coding sequence ATGAACATCGGAGTACCCAGAGAAATAAAAAACCATGAATATCGGGTAGGCTTAACCCCCGACTCTGTCAAGAGTTACGTCCAGCGTGGTCACCACGTAGCCATAGAAACCCAAGCAGGCGTCGGATCAGGGCACAGCGATGAAGAATACCGCAAGGCTGGAGCCCAAATAGCTAGCGGTCCGGAGGAGATTTGGACCGGTGCGGATATGATCATCAAGGTAAAAGAACCATTGGAATCTGAGTACCAGTACTTCAGGGAAGGGTTAATCCTTTTCACCTACCTGCACCTGGCTGCAAACAAGCCCCTCACCCAGGCCCTCATGGACAGCGGCGTAACAGCCATAGCATACGAAACCATTGAGTTACCCGACGGCCGCCTACCCTGTCTCACCCCTATGAGCGAGATTGCCGGCCGCTTGAGTATTCAGGAAGGCGCAAAGTACCTGGAAAAGTCCTTCGGCGGCCGGGGCATCCTGCTCGGCGGCGTACCGGGAGTCCACAGGGGCTCTGTTACCATACTCGGGGGCGGAACCGTAGGAACCAATGCATGCAAGATTGCCGTCGGCATCGGGGCTAACGTCACGATTCTTGACATTAACCCCCGCCGGCTCGCCTACCTGGACGATATCTTCGGCAGCTCCATCACCACCCTCTATGCCACCGAGGCCAACATCCACCAGGCAGCCGCAGATGCCGACATTCTGGTGGGAGCGGTACTCATTCCCGGAAAAGCAGCCCCGAAACTCATAACCCGGGACATCATCCAAACCATGCGCCCCGGTGCGGTTCTCGTAGACGTTGCTGTAGACCAGGGCGGTTGCGCCCAGACCAGCCGCCCCACCACCCATGACGACCCCATTTTCATTGTGGATAATGTCGTGCACTACTGTGTTGCCAACATGCCCGGCGCGGTGGCCTACACCTCAACCCAGGCACTCACCTCGGTAACCCTGCCCTACGGGCTTTCCCTTGCAGATCACGGGGTAGCCCAGAGTGTTTCCCGGAAGCCCGATCTCGCCCTCGGCCTAAACATCTACCAGGGAGAATGCGTCAACCAGGCAGTGGCCCAAAGCCTTGATCTTCCCTGGAAGGAGCTATAA
- the fusA gene encoding elongation factor G, translating into MADITKRRNIGISAHIDSGKTTLTERILFYCNRIHAIHEVRGKDGVGATMDSMELERERGITIASAATHVEWKDFPINIIDTPGHVDFTIEVERALRVLDGAILVLSGVEGVQSQSITVDRQMKRYNVPRIAFINKLDRTGANPYKVKDQLIEKLGHNAVLVQIPIGLEDKHVGVVDLVTMKAYYFEGDNGTEIRITDIPEELKAEADQRREELIDAASLFSDELAEAYLEGDASEELIYDAIRKGTLTLDLTPVFMGSAYKNKGVQLLLDGVTRFLPSPLDIENKALDLDNDEAEVVMEPQADGKKPVALAFKLEDGQYGQLTYIRVYQGVVKKGGELFNTRSQKKFKVGRLIRMHANHMEDIDEAEPGMIAALFGVDCASGDTFTDPSLNYSMTSMFIPQPVIDLAIEPVDKKAADNMAKALNRFTKEDPTFRTYVDPESNQTIIQGMGELHLDVYIERMKREYKAEVQTGQPQVAYREAVSQRAEFDYTHKKQTGGSGQYGRVAGFLEPLEEGNFEFVNAIKGGVIPNEYIPSCEKGFKKAMEKGTQIGFPIVGIKVTINDGSTHPVDSSDMAFQQAALGAFRQVYDKAKPVILEPLMKVVVEGPTEFQGNIFGSINQRRGVIVSSTEDSAFCSVEAEVPLSEMFGYSTVLRSLTQGKAEFSMEFLKYGRVPQSISDDLKKQFEEKRRAEQK; encoded by the coding sequence ATGGCAGACATCACGAAGCGGCGCAATATCGGTATAAGCGCGCATATTGACTCGGGTAAAACTACCCTTACCGAGCGGATTCTTTTCTACTGCAACCGGATCCATGCGATCCATGAGGTGCGAGGAAAAGATGGAGTTGGGGCAACCATGGACTCCATGGAACTTGAGCGGGAGCGTGGTATTACCATCGCATCTGCCGCTACCCATGTTGAGTGGAAGGATTTTCCCATCAACATCATCGACACCCCGGGGCACGTCGACTTTACCATTGAGGTAGAGCGGGCGCTGCGGGTATTGGACGGCGCTATCCTGGTGCTTTCCGGTGTAGAAGGGGTCCAGTCCCAGTCCATTACCGTAGACCGACAGATGAAGCGCTACAACGTCCCCCGGATCGCCTTCATCAACAAGCTCGACCGTACCGGTGCCAACCCCTATAAGGTCAAGGATCAGCTCATCGAAAAGCTCGGCCATAATGCGGTGCTTGTTCAGATTCCTATCGGCCTGGAAGATAAGCATGTAGGGGTGGTGGATCTTGTAACCATGAAGGCCTACTATTTCGAGGGTGATAACGGTACGGAGATTCGTATTACCGATATTCCCGAGGAGCTCAAGGCTGAGGCGGACCAGCGAAGAGAAGAGCTGATTGATGCTGCATCCCTGTTCAGTGATGAACTGGCGGAAGCCTACCTTGAGGGAGATGCCTCGGAAGAGCTCATTTACGATGCTATTCGGAAGGGTACGTTGACCCTGGACCTAACCCCGGTATTTATGGGTTCAGCCTATAAGAACAAGGGTGTTCAGCTTCTGCTTGATGGAGTTACTCGGTTCCTTCCCAGCCCTCTTGATATTGAGAACAAGGCCCTGGATTTGGATAACGATGAAGCTGAGGTGGTTATGGAGCCCCAGGCGGATGGTAAAAAGCCGGTTGCCTTGGCATTTAAACTTGAGGACGGGCAGTACGGTCAGTTAACCTACATCCGGGTATACCAGGGTGTGGTTAAAAAGGGCGGAGAACTGTTCAATACCCGGAGCCAGAAGAAATTCAAGGTCGGGCGGTTGATCCGGATGCATGCTAATCACATGGAAGACATTGATGAGGCCGAGCCCGGTATGATTGCCGCCCTTTTCGGCGTGGATTGTGCCTCCGGGGATACCTTCACCGATCCGTCTCTTAACTACTCAATGACCTCCATGTTCATACCCCAGCCGGTAATCGACCTGGCTATTGAACCGGTGGATAAAAAAGCCGCGGACAATATGGCCAAGGCCCTGAATAGATTCACCAAAGAGGATCCCACCTTCCGTACCTATGTTGATCCGGAATCCAATCAGACCATTATTCAGGGTATGGGTGAACTCCACCTGGATGTGTACATCGAACGGATGAAGCGGGAGTACAAAGCCGAGGTGCAGACCGGGCAGCCCCAGGTAGCCTATCGTGAGGCAGTTTCTCAGAGGGCTGAATTTGATTACACCCACAAGAAGCAGACCGGTGGTTCCGGTCAGTACGGACGGGTTGCCGGATTCCTTGAGCCCCTGGAAGAGGGTAATTTTGAGTTTGTTAACGCCATAAAAGGTGGGGTAATTCCCAACGAGTACATTCCTTCTTGTGAAAAAGGCTTTAAGAAGGCCATGGAAAAGGGTACTCAGATCGGATTCCCTATTGTCGGCATTAAGGTGACCATCAACGACGGTTCTACCCACCCTGTTGACTCATCGGATATGGCCTTCCAGCAGGCTGCCCTGGGTGCTTTCCGGCAGGTGTATGATAAGGCGAAGCCGGTAATCCTTGAGCCCCTGATGAAGGTTGTTGTCGAGGGACCGACGGAGTTCCAGGGGAACATCTTCGGGTCTATCAACCAGCGCCGGGGTGTAATCGTATCATCTACCGAGGATTCGGCCTTTTGCTCCGTTGAAGCTGAGGTGCCATTGAGCGAAATGTTCGGTTATTCCACGGTTTTGCGCTCCCTAACCCAGGGTAAAGCAGAGTTCTCTATGGAATTCCTGAAATATGGACGGGTGCCCCAGAGTATCTCTGATGATCTTAAGAAGCAATTCGAAGAGAAGCGGAGAGCTGAGCAAAAGTAA
- a CDS encoding Hpt domain-containing protein — protein sequence MAEFPHTILQESFSFLVFNQDTPPDALTWQYEDPSRFQITCDQSSIQRLLLLWLEACFKLRDTLEVTISLRENPLPGVPYGIAFRTSQVDSNAVATIIESEPGIKELLAARRLELVDHGILFPVQEVSRSQKDQPLDLTQLHGKFEDPADAQLLLELFMQHTPVRILQLEDALSADNSREAHRLAHSIKGGALNICAADLAETAKTLEVELKTRGCTPKTVELLSTLKKRYGLVDTYWNSLEGEQ from the coding sequence ATGGCAGAATTTCCTCATACAATCCTTCAGGAAAGCTTCTCCTTCCTGGTCTTCAACCAGGACACCCCCCCTGACGCCCTGACCTGGCAGTATGAAGATCCATCCCGATTCCAGATCACCTGCGATCAGAGCAGTATTCAGCGTCTTCTGCTGCTCTGGCTGGAAGCCTGCTTCAAGCTCCGGGACACCCTGGAAGTCACCATAAGTCTCCGGGAAAACCCCCTTCCCGGCGTACCCTATGGAATAGCCTTTCGGACTAGTCAGGTTGATTCCAATGCCGTCGCAACGATCATCGAATCCGAACCCGGGATCAAAGAACTCCTAGCAGCCCGGCGCCTGGAACTAGTGGACCACGGCATCCTGTTTCCAGTCCAGGAGGTTTCCCGCAGTCAGAAGGATCAGCCCCTGGACCTAACACAGCTCCACGGGAAATTCGAAGACCCCGCAGACGCCCAACTGCTTCTGGAACTCTTCATGCAGCACACACCGGTCCGGATCCTCCAGCTGGAAGACGCCTTATCTGCAGACAATTCCCGAGAGGCTCACCGACTGGCCCACTCCATCAAGGGAGGAGCCCTCAACATTTGTGCTGCGGATCTGGCAGAAACTGCAAAAACCCTGGAAGTTGAGCTAAAAACCCGGGGCTGTACTCCAAAAACCGTTGAATTATTATCTACACTGAAGAAACGCTACGGATTGGTCGATACCTATTGGAACAGCCTAGAGGGGGAGCAGTAG
- a CDS encoding DUF72 domain-containing protein yields the protein MDTHSIVNPFFFQYPGDFTLPKIGTSGFSYRDWIGTVYPRGTKSSDFLEHYQRLFTFCEINSTYYHMPSPSMIQGLAARAGTLDLTIKLPGSLTHPHPDTPRTPQDTENLLDEFFTSLQAGMNPGPIRGILLQFPYRFGYTKENRWYLGELTEGVVSRIRDRDISLEVFVEFRKSDWNKQQVYRGLESRGCRWVLCDLPSLPGLPSMEDQLRAGGSIPPGYLRLHGRRQDTWWQGTAVSRYDYLYSPDELTSITGVLRPLLSEKSIQYIAFNNHHKGKAAVNAIQLSELLLPFIEEKNQG from the coding sequence ATGGACACCCATAGTATCGTTAACCCATTCTTTTTTCAATACCCGGGTGATTTTACTCTACCGAAGATCGGGACGAGCGGTTTTTCCTACCGGGACTGGATCGGAACCGTGTACCCCAGGGGTACAAAAAGCTCGGACTTCCTGGAACATTACCAGCGGCTATTCACCTTCTGTGAAATAAACAGTACCTACTATCATATGCCCAGCCCATCCATGATCCAAGGGCTTGCAGCTAGGGCTGGCACCCTGGACCTAACCATCAAGCTTCCCGGTTCCCTGACCCACCCGCACCCCGACACACCCAGGACCCCCCAGGACACCGAAAACCTTCTGGATGAGTTTTTTACTAGTCTTCAGGCCGGCATGAACCCCGGGCCTATTCGGGGTATCTTACTCCAGTTCCCCTACCGCTTCGGGTATACCAAGGAGAACCGCTGGTATCTCGGGGAACTTACCGAGGGGGTGGTATCCCGCATTAGAGATCGTGACATCTCCCTAGAGGTATTCGTGGAGTTCCGAAAATCGGATTGGAATAAACAGCAGGTCTATCGGGGATTAGAATCCCGGGGTTGCCGTTGGGTACTCTGCGATCTGCCCTCCCTTCCGGGGCTGCCCTCCATGGAGGACCAGCTGCGGGCTGGAGGAAGCATCCCCCCAGGATACCTGCGGCTTCATGGGCGCCGCCAGGACACCTGGTGGCAGGGTACAGCGGTATCACGGTATGACTACCTGTACTCGCCGGACGAACTTACCTCCATTACAGGGGTCTTAAGACCCCTGCTCTCAGAGAAATCGATCCAGTACATCGCCTTTAATAACCATCACAAAGGAAAGGCGGCGGTTAACGCCATCCAGCTCTCAGAACTGTTACTCCCATTCATTGAAGAAAAGAATCAAGGTTAA
- a CDS encoding CarD family transcriptional regulator produces the protein MSNQPPKTAFAMNERIVYPLQGVGHIQAIEERPFRDKTILYYIIYLEVSDMTVMIPVDKAEEIGIRAIVSRKQAENALDIVGQENEAAPTDWKMRYQMNQELLKKGDVSDTALVVRTLYHRSKLKELPIMERKLYDSAKKLLVDEISLSLGLEKPEVEKIIHTKLEAESNRPVKETPPIDEADDFEDETFDEEVEETPVVEERSLDDIVEEEEELDDSDDEDE, from the coding sequence ATGAGCAATCAACCCCCTAAAACCGCCTTCGCGATGAACGAACGAATAGTTTACCCCCTTCAGGGGGTGGGTCACATCCAGGCCATTGAAGAACGGCCCTTCAGAGACAAAACAATCCTATACTATATTATTTACCTGGAAGTCTCGGATATGACCGTCATGATTCCTGTGGATAAGGCAGAAGAAATCGGCATACGCGCTATTGTATCCCGTAAACAGGCTGAAAACGCCCTGGATATTGTCGGCCAGGAAAATGAAGCAGCACCCACCGACTGGAAGATGCGCTACCAAATGAATCAGGAGCTCCTGAAAAAAGGCGATGTCAGCGACACAGCCTTGGTTGTTCGAACCCTCTACCACCGATCTAAGCTGAAAGAACTTCCCATCATGGAACGGAAGCTCTACGATTCAGCAAAAAAACTTCTGGTGGATGAAATAAGCCTGTCCCTCGGACTCGAGAAACCTGAAGTGGAAAAGATCATCCATACCAAACTTGAAGCCGAGTCTAACCGGCCGGTCAAAGAAACCCCGCCCATTGATGAGGCTGACGACTTCGAGGATGAAACCTTCGATGAAGAGGTAGAAGAAACACCCGTGGTGGAGGAGCGCTCTCTGGATGACATCGTCGAGGAAGAAGAAGAGCTTGACGACTCAGACGACGAGGACGAATAA
- a CDS encoding coiled-coil domain-containing protein, with translation MGSRRKKNVLILLLLMVGVLGLANRVAAQELETESVDLTTFDFSQTRVSFAGPSAFFFRNVGIQGQSVSLLFRKNAEGEWQLGQVFSQEDAVFPSDVILDFARLEALDDSRVAIDGILVDGKPYRAELSLGPDMILGVPDMLSTGSIIGTSLARVLNDAGFVLKDSYNEVRDQRDHALDDLQTAQNDRNRLSSQVTDLEGRVDELTGQASTAEQTLADARMQIEQLEDENLSLEKELVQVRASLAEALAARSDDDPDAAPDDGAAGAGNSIDEEQFRAQVAALEFQVDALKAEIQELRKTATDLREAAEEGQDLRAAGQELAREIASLRDQLRDMTQSRNDLENQLITRFGAEGYLGVVKGEFTQTLLRGFESGTPAMGTWNTATPSASRNGVVQSDPDQYFARYDFRLNQDNQALLYRLRGRSLDPDWVGYGLHLFTENSEARGYGFGEGLLVWLTRDPEVYGNNRTYLEVYRSRDDVDMERVLHAAIQEPISGYLDLEVLYEPEFDYITLSVNGEEKVRYKTWFGVNRGVQTSLRALGRAEFTDFEVLSR, from the coding sequence ATGGGCAGCCGCAGAAAGAAAAACGTTTTGATCTTACTCCTGTTGATGGTGGGGGTTCTCGGGCTAGCGAACAGGGTTGCAGCCCAGGAACTCGAAACAGAGTCGGTGGATCTTACTACTTTCGATTTTTCCCAGACCCGGGTGAGTTTTGCCGGTCCTTCAGCCTTTTTCTTCCGGAATGTGGGTATTCAAGGCCAGAGCGTTTCGTTGTTGTTCCGCAAGAATGCTGAGGGCGAATGGCAGCTCGGTCAGGTGTTTTCTCAGGAGGATGCGGTTTTTCCTTCGGATGTAATCCTGGACTTCGCCCGATTGGAGGCCTTGGATGACTCGCGGGTAGCTATCGACGGCATCTTAGTGGATGGGAAACCCTATCGGGCTGAATTGTCACTTGGTCCGGATATGATCTTGGGGGTCCCGGATATGTTGAGTACCGGGTCGATTATTGGTACCTCTCTGGCTCGGGTTTTAAACGATGCAGGATTTGTGCTAAAGGACAGTTATAATGAGGTTAGGGATCAGCGGGACCATGCCTTGGATGATCTCCAGACCGCCCAGAACGATCGCAATCGGCTATCTTCCCAGGTCACCGATCTTGAGGGCAGGGTAGACGAGCTGACCGGCCAGGCTTCTACCGCTGAGCAGACCCTTGCCGATGCCCGGATGCAGATTGAACAGCTGGAGGACGAAAACCTTTCTCTTGAGAAAGAACTTGTTCAGGTCCGGGCCTCCCTGGCGGAGGCACTGGCTGCCAGGTCCGATGATGACCCGGATGCAGCCCCTGATGACGGAGCGGCAGGAGCCGGCAACTCAATAGATGAAGAACAGTTCCGCGCTCAGGTTGCCGCCCTGGAATTCCAGGTAGATGCCCTGAAGGCTGAGATACAAGAGCTTCGAAAAACGGCTACAGACTTACGCGAAGCTGCGGAAGAGGGGCAAGATCTTCGGGCTGCGGGGCAGGAGCTAGCCAGGGAGATAGCATCTCTCCGGGACCAGCTCAGGGACATGACCCAGAGCCGTAACGATCTTGAGAACCAGCTTATTACCCGCTTCGGTGCTGAGGGATATCTTGGGGTAGTAAAGGGCGAGTTTACCCAAACCCTGCTCAGGGGTTTTGAGTCGGGGACTCCGGCCATGGGTACCTGGAATACGGCAACACCCTCAGCCTCAAGGAACGGGGTGGTACAGTCCGATCCTGATCAGTATTTTGCCCGGTACGATTTCCGGTTGAACCAGGATAATCAAGCATTACTCTACCGTCTGCGGGGTCGGAGTTTGGATCCCGATTGGGTGGGGTATGGTCTGCATCTATTTACCGAGAACTCCGAGGCCCGGGGGTACGGATTCGGGGAGGGTTTGCTGGTGTGGCTGACCCGGGATCCGGAGGTGTATGGAAACAACCGGACCTATCTCGAGGTCTACCGGTCCAGAGATGATGTAGATATGGAGCGGGTTCTCCATGCGGCCATTCAGGAGCCCATATCCGGATACTTGGATCTGGAGGTTCTCTACGAGCCTGAGTTTGATTATATCACCTTGAGTGTGAACGGTGAGGAAAAGGTTCGCTACAAGACCTGGTTCGGGGTTAACCGGGGCGTCCAAACATCCCTGCGAGCCCTCGGCCGGGCTGAGTTCACAGACTTTGAGGTTTTGAGCCGGTAG